From the Leucobacter tenebrionis genome, one window contains:
- a CDS encoding LysE family translocator — MTAAGWGGLLVAWFAALALPGPDLFLLLRLAVRERRAAVLAALGIMSGNLLWIVVSVLGLAALFEALPALLPVMQTVGAVVLGYLGVQSMRGGIAGLREEGADRGAGSVARPWLLGLTTNLANPKALIFFTALLAQFLPAGAGWGLRLAIIAVMFTSGLVWFVGIALASSAPAFRRWLGRAAPWFDIVAGALFVLIAVVILVEVLLGLVSDPAAQTGDLLPGGRSS; from the coding sequence GTGACGGCGGCGGGCTGGGGCGGGCTGCTCGTGGCGTGGTTCGCGGCCCTCGCGCTGCCCGGGCCGGACCTGTTCCTGCTGCTGCGTCTCGCGGTGCGGGAGCGCCGAGCGGCGGTGCTCGCGGCGCTCGGCATCATGAGCGGCAACCTGCTCTGGATCGTGGTGTCCGTACTGGGGCTGGCGGCGCTCTTCGAGGCGCTGCCGGCGCTGCTGCCGGTCATGCAGACGGTGGGCGCGGTCGTGCTCGGCTATCTCGGCGTGCAGAGCATGCGGGGCGGGATCGCGGGGCTGCGCGAAGAGGGGGCGGATCGCGGTGCCGGATCGGTGGCCCGCCCCTGGCTGCTGGGTCTCACCACCAACCTCGCGAACCCGAAGGCGCTCATCTTCTTCACGGCACTGCTGGCCCAGTTCCTGCCGGCGGGTGCGGGATGGGGTCTGCGTCTCGCGATCATCGCCGTGATGTTCACGAGTGGACTGGTCTGGTTCGTCGGGATCGCACTCGCCTCATCGGCGCCGGCGTTCCGCCGCTGGTTGGGGCGGGCCGCGCCCTGGTTCGATATCGTCGCGGGCGCGCTGTTCGTGCTGATCGCGGTCGTGATCCTGGTCGAGGTGCTGCTCGGGCTCGTCTCCGATCCCGCAGCCCAAACAGGAGATCTACTCCCAGGCGGGCGATCCAGCTGA
- the mgtE gene encoding magnesium transporter: MTTQPIPVVDGLIDTIEQQLAARDLHALTETLAPLTTADLVPLFDRLSLRRRAIVFRLLAKQRALEVFESLDPELQGDLLDGLHDAEVARLFAELDPDDRAWLLEEVPASLATRLLRGLPETDRLLTAAVLGYPQGSVGRRMTPEYVWTRAELTVEQSLVRVQARLDDAETVYTVPVLDNGRRVVGVVSLRELMRAEPGRVVADLMQPAHTAEAVERDETAARRCADLALLAMPIVDSERRLVGMFTIDDAVRILEREENEDAARQGGSEPLRRPYLSTPVLSIVRSRVVWLLVLAIGATLTVQVLSVFEATLEQVTVLALFVPLLIGTGGNTGNQAATTVTRALALGDVRPRDLLRVLARELRTGAVLGLLLGGLGFAIAGLVYSVPIGLVIGLTLLTVCTLAAAVGGGMPLLARAVGVDPAVFSNPFISTFVDATGLIVYFMIARAILQL, encoded by the coding sequence ATGACCACCCAGCCGATCCCCGTCGTCGACGGGCTCATCGACACGATCGAGCAGCAGCTCGCAGCCCGAGACCTGCACGCGCTCACCGAGACGCTGGCCCCGCTCACGACCGCCGACCTGGTACCCCTGTTCGACCGGTTGAGTCTGCGCCGACGAGCGATCGTCTTCCGCCTGCTGGCCAAGCAGCGAGCCCTCGAGGTCTTCGAATCGCTCGACCCCGAACTGCAGGGCGACCTGCTCGACGGACTGCACGACGCGGAGGTCGCGCGGCTGTTCGCGGAGCTCGATCCCGACGACCGGGCCTGGTTGCTGGAGGAGGTGCCGGCGTCGCTCGCCACGCGCCTGCTGCGCGGACTCCCCGAGACCGATCGGCTGCTCACCGCGGCCGTACTCGGCTACCCGCAGGGCAGCGTGGGCCGGCGCATGACACCCGAGTACGTGTGGACGAGGGCCGAGCTGACCGTCGAGCAGTCGCTCGTCCGCGTGCAGGCGCGTCTCGACGACGCCGAGACCGTGTACACCGTGCCCGTGCTCGACAACGGCAGGCGGGTGGTGGGGGTCGTCAGCCTGCGCGAGCTGATGCGGGCGGAGCCCGGGCGAGTCGTCGCCGACCTCATGCAGCCGGCGCACACCGCGGAGGCCGTGGAGCGGGACGAGACGGCCGCCCGCCGCTGCGCCGACCTCGCTCTGCTCGCCATGCCCATCGTCGACAGCGAGCGCCGTCTCGTGGGCATGTTCACCATCGACGACGCCGTACGCATCCTCGAGCGCGAGGAGAACGAGGACGCGGCTAGACAGGGCGGCTCCGAGCCGCTACGGCGCCCGTACCTCTCGACGCCCGTGCTCTCGATCGTGCGATCCCGGGTGGTATGGCTGCTCGTGCTGGCGATCGGCGCCACCCTCACCGTGCAGGTGCTGTCGGTGTTCGAGGCGACGCTGGAGCAGGTGACGGTGCTGGCGCTCTTCGTGCCGCTGCTCATCGGCACCGGCGGCAACACCGGCAACCAGGCGGCCACGACGGTGACCCGGGCGCTCGCGCTCGGCGACGTGCGCCCCAGGGACCTGCTGCGCGTGCTCGCGCGCGAGCTCCGCACGGGCGCCGTGCTCGGCCTGCTGCTCGGCGGACTCGGCTTCGCCATCGCGGGCCTCGTCTACTCCGTGCCGATCGGGCTCGTCATCGGACTCACTCTGCTCACGGTCTGCACGCTGGCGGCCGCCGTGGGCGGCGGCATGCCCCTGCTGGCGCGAGCGGTCGGCGTCGACCCCGCGGTCTTCTCGAACCCGTTCATCTCGACCTTCGTGGACGCCACTGGCCTGATCGTCTACTTCATGATCGCCCGCGCGATCCTGCAACTGTGA
- a CDS encoding class I SAM-dependent methyltransferase — protein sequence MRSFDELAAEAVRADVTGWGFEFLRGRATEQRPPWKYASLLAARLGSVSSALDLDTGGGEVVDEAPALPPRMAVTESWPPNVARARQRLGPRGVEVAGTEPGEPLPFPDGSFELVTARHPVAPDWHEIHRVLRPGGVYLAQHVGPASAFELIERFLGPLPAERRLRDPEDEAAAARDRGFEILRLRTATCRMEFFDVGAVIWILRKCVWWVPDFSVERYRDVLLELDAQMRGGTPFVAHSTRHLIEARR from the coding sequence ATGCGAAGCTTCGACGAGCTGGCGGCGGAGGCCGTCCGAGCCGATGTCACCGGGTGGGGGTTCGAGTTTCTGCGGGGGCGCGCCACCGAGCAGCGCCCGCCGTGGAAGTACGCCTCATTGCTCGCGGCTCGTCTGGGGTCGGTCTCATCGGCGCTCGACCTCGACACCGGGGGCGGAGAAGTCGTGGACGAGGCGCCCGCGCTGCCCCCGCGCATGGCGGTCACCGAGTCCTGGCCGCCCAACGTCGCACGCGCGAGGCAGCGGCTCGGTCCCCGCGGCGTTGAGGTGGCGGGCACGGAACCCGGCGAGCCGCTGCCCTTCCCCGACGGCAGCTTCGAACTCGTCACGGCTCGGCACCCGGTCGCACCCGACTGGCACGAGATCCACCGGGTGCTGCGCCCCGGAGGCGTCTACCTCGCGCAGCACGTGGGGCCGGCATCGGCGTTCGAACTCATCGAGCGCTTCCTCGGCCCTCTCCCCGCCGAGCGACGCCTCCGGGATCCGGAAGACGAGGCCGCCGCCGCGCGGGATCGGGGATTCGAGATCCTCCGATTGCGGACCGCGACGTGCCGCATGGAGTTCTTCGACGTCGGAGCGGTGATCTGGATCCTGCGGAAGTGCGTCTGGTGGGTGCCCGACTTCTCCGTCGAGCGATACCGCGATGTGCTGCTCGAGCTCGACGCGCAGATGCGCGGCGGCACTCCCTTCGTCGCGCACTCGACCCGCCATCTCATCGAGGCTCGCCGGTGA